In a genomic window of Gigantopelta aegis isolate Gae_Host chromosome 9, Gae_host_genome, whole genome shotgun sequence:
- the LOC121382128 gene encoding putative GPI-anchored protein pfl2 isoform X2, translated as MLLCGLRMLHWNTNLVTENRNKFLTCCASIDGDSTYNVHNVSTRSCGVMTSAVRVCSRHVQTNIQYSEERDTAVQACPTCEDKSQRLVDAEILVVHLRSQICLMELHRQLHELTYSQLQWTRFFVPVNQEESITHLIRSQIQCIEDEIKRVMEHQEACVKALLGGLHLESLPALAIEIPSYASYLSVKPHKGTKTLNNSSHKSFQTTVPSSTSNQYSWAKWPPLELTKDKDLGKYSIHFEETNKTDYNVKQTSSTCPNLKLGKRTHSLEESSESSVENESMFGNKQPSSSAQQSTSSHSNASGCSEKVEKPSSTLNTSSKRNVAPKTKRMRDGEMANVEKLSDTYIDLGSVLGAQWYQTLEEQCKSDNSLSLPENGTVDQHSEDEEEELVSSLQSTASAEHVKSKKEHYDSPVEKNLTGLSPASTVLDSVLKDEKEELVSNLQSTASAEHVKSKKEHYDSPVEENLTTGLSPASTVLDSVLKDEEEELVSNLQLTASADHVKSKKKHYDSPVEENLTTGLSPASTVLDSVLKDEKEELVSDLQSIVSAEHLESKKKDDDSPVEKNSDLSKASTLSGSVNHMDDIDEHGTKQADVRVISFSESVGNPEDAGRLEAVDDLSGKMESAEEQHDPQNVVNVDDDRSSSGVPVSKTTEHLKVKNTDEIYYENMLIQKPSDWYLHTRPINSEESAYRSGLATGDDSGCLRLIEDETDNSQADVDIPPGLTITDNYVCATEDDNFPDIDLDQLVRQAKNLLHIYTADEKGANSSNDVNASGKITTNKVCSRDDTFSGRDTKFSSGLTKDELTQLPNASQTHPEITPAVAIHSTTEPVPASIANDTSVSDNYSGQLHETAPASACSGQLSEAKPAVPSSSIPPSSGLHPVLSTVFTSSSVGNDPLTSVEMPCPSVGITEHSQGTAFCPSAGIPKSDHHMSAELSNSQAVVHDDPSVAVPVNSQTNVFDPQFADKSSDSQTNIFGTSAETSSSSSYSEISASNPISAGMPESSQAPVVDPVLFQAVLVQLTQAYPQMAANPQLLQAICLQQTMVLQSYIQNNQTAVDRGSTPVTELPISASDGMLQGTAASKTSDKTVDASQEIDNKGDDIPSSTGGGKTEATTVSEMNLKNGPANLQYDTYNTDQSDGNSVAKSKSSAVSGNSVMGKYKSETMKKSVTDSHFTKPNKVIKEATADEDLVLTYDPSVVSSECCTQNLSAEEIFPSSEERKNTHTSRSPTQVFDSCFKSVSPLRKPDSATENLGSSLSVETISSDLAPKWFDSIQPLRRPGSAMEQPKQSQAMKDELPESLKPYVLPKRKRSGQEASQPSSKPSFSAVLNAGDTAVHKGAAASTASSSSRKFTKLVKTGPKENTSVSSTSKIGWNGQTVVWDSGSAKTTMTTTGEENWNEECDQYPSEFKCVFNPKRPVDLSKSSCPKPLKPLPVFSKKKPMTKVNSSSECVDFSSDSGMVSSDSDPFTARESCIKTNKNFLSRLLEANNKSNGNQQKRQKVQCKEVTTKSELKGCTEMIVDIESEVDVKEENWQKVGKKKKRDNKEPPKVIQPIQLARQEAKKSNYEKLVLLLQSKFPQLSRTDAIDVILKIRNERGVLSGLTVNTIVEMTTRIISTKEFVRPARTPTINTMLKQYSKVVVKSADEEGDVCPICCDELVTSEVNKLDCGHEFHLTCIRKWLLGHERTCPTCRRIALLPEEFPRLSK; from the exons ATGCTGCTGTGTGGTCTGCGAATGCTCCACTGGAACACAAACCTGGTCACAGAGAACAGGAACAAATTTTTGACGTGTTGTGCGTCGATTGACGGTGATTCAACATACAATGTGCATAATGTAAGCACAAGGAGTTGTGGTGTGATGACGTCGGCGGTTCGAGTTTGCTCCAGACATGTTCAG ACCAACATCCAGTACAGTGAAGAGAGAGATACAGCTGTTCAAGCTTGCCCAACTTGTGAGGACAAAAGCCAAAGACTGGTGGATGCAGAG ATTTTGGTTGTGCACCTAAGATCTCAGATCTGTCTTATGGAATTACATCGACAGCTACATGAACTGACTTACTCTCAACTACAGTGGACTCGGTTCTTCGTTCCAGT GAATCAAGAAGAAAGCATTACACATCTAATACGTTCTCAGATTCAGTGTATAGAAGATGAAATAAAAAGGGTCATG gaGCATCAGGAGGCGTGTGTGAAAGCTCTGCTGGGTGGTTTACACTTGGAATCCTTACCAGCATTAGCTATTGAGATCCCATCCTATGCTAGCTATTTGTCGGTCAAACCACACAAG GGTACTAAAACGTTAAACAACTCATCACACAAGTCATTCCAAACAACTGTACCATCGTCAACATCTAATCAGTATAGCTGGGCAAAATGGCCACCACTAGAACTGACAAAAGATAAAGATTTAGGGAAATATTCCATTCATTTTGAAGAAACcaacaaaacagattataatgtaaaacaaaCTTCCTCAACTTGTCCCAATTTAAAACTTGGAAAAAGAACACACTCTTTAGAGGAAAGTTCCGAATCGTCTGTTGAAAATGAATCGATGTTTGGTAATAAACAGCCATCCAGTAGTGCACAACAGTCAACTTCCAGTCATAGTAATGCAAGTGGTTGTTCAGAGAAGGTAGAAAAGCCCAGCTCAACTTTGAACACATCGTCCAAGCGAAATGTGGCACCAAAGACTAAAAGGATGAGAGATGGTGAAATGGCGAACGTTGAGAAACTGTCTGACACGTACATAGATTTGGGCAGTGTTCTTGGAGCCCAGTGGTATCAGACTCTAGAAGAACAGTGTAAAAGTGACAACTCCCTTTCCTTGCCTGAGAATGGTACTGTAGATCAGCATTCGGAGGATGAGGAAGAGGAATTGGTCTCTTCTTTGCAGTCGACAGCATCAGCAGAACATGTTAAATCAAAGAAGGAACATTATGATAGTCCTGTTGAAAAGAACTTGACTGGTTTGAGTCCTGCTTCAACCGTGTTAGATTCTGTCCTAAAGGATGAGAAAGAGGAATTGGTCTCTAATTTGCAGTCGACGGCATCAGCAGAACATGTTAAATCAAAGAAGGAACATTATGATAGTCCTGTTGAAGAGAACTTGACCACTGGTTTGAGTCCTGCTTCAACCGTGTTAGATTCTGTCCTAAAGGATGAGGAAGAGGAATTGGTCTCTAATTTGCAGTTGACGGCATCAGCAGACCATGTTAAATCAAAGAAGAAACATTATGATAGTCCTGTTGAAGAGAACTTGACCACTGGTTTGAGTCCTGCTTCAACTGTGTTAGATTCTGTTCTAAAGGATGAGAAAGAGGAATTGGTCTCCGATTTGCAGTCGATTGTATCAGCAGAACATCTTGAGTCGAAGAAGAAAGATGATGATAGTCCTGTTGAAAAGAACTCAGATTTGAGTAAGGCTTCAACTCTGTCAGGTTCTGTTAACCACATGGATGATATAGATGAACATGGCACAAAACAAGCTGATGTAAGGGTGATATCATTTTCGGAATCAGTTGGAAATCCAGAAGATGCTGGCAGATTGGAAGCAGTAGATGATTTATCTGGCAAAATGGAAAGTGCTGAAGAACAGCACGATCCACAGAATGTTGTTAATGTTGATGACGACAGATCTTCATCCGGTGTTCCTGTTTCCAAGACAACAGAGCACCTCAAAGTGAAGAACACAGATGAAATATACTATGAAAATATGTTAATTCAAAAACCATCGGACTGGTACTTGCATACCAGACCCATCAACTCCGAAGAATCAGCTTACAGATCAGGCTTGGCCACAGGAGATGATTCTGGGTGTTTGAGACTGATTGAAGATGAAACTGATAACAGTCAGGCTGATGTCGATATACCACCAGGATTGACCATCACG gaTAATTATGTCTGTGCAACAGAGGATGACAATTTTCCCGACATCGACTTGGATCAGCTGGTTAGACAAGCTAAGAATTTACTCCACATATACACTGCAGATGAAAAAGGAGCAAATTCATCAAACGATGTGAACGCAAGTGGAAAAATCACCACCAATAAGGTGTGTTCCAGAGATGATACGTTTAGTGGAAGGGACACTAAGTTTTCCAGTGGGTTGACAAAAGACGAATTGACACAGCTTCCGAACGCTTCTCAAACCCATCCCGAAATCACACCTGCAGTGGCCATTCATTCTACTACAGAACCTGTTCCTGCATCTATTGCGAATGATACTTCTGTGAGTGATAATTATTCTGGTCAGTTACACGAAACAGCACCTGCATCTGCTTGTTCCGGTCAGTTAAGTGAAGCTAAACCTGCAGTTCCCTCCTCATCAATACCTCCTTCTAGTGGACTCCATCCTGTACTGTCGACAGTATTTACGTCTTCGTCTGTAGGAAATGATCCTTTGACATCTGTTGAAATGCCTTGTCCATCTGTGGGAATAACAGAACATTCTCAAGGTACTGCTTTTTGTCCATCAGCTGGAATACCAAAATCTGATCATCATATGTCTGCAGAACTGTCAAATTCTCAAGCTGTTGTCCATGATGATCCATCTGTAGCAGTTCCAGTAAATTCTCAAACCAATGTCTTTGATCCACAATTTGCAGACAAGTCATCAGATTCTCAAACTAATATCTTTGGCACATCAGCAgagacatcatcatcatcatcatattctgAAATTAGTGCCTCTAATCCAATTTCAGCTGGAATGCCAGAAAGTTCTCAAGCCCCTGTTGTTGACCCAGTACTGTTCCAAGCTGTGTTGGTCCAACTGACACAAGCCTATCCTCAAATGGCTGCCAATCCTCAGCTGTTACAAGCCATCTGCTTACAACAAACTATGGTGCTTCAGTCATACATACAAAACAATCAGACTGCAGTGGATCGTGGAAGTACGCCAGTCACAGAGTTACCAATATCTGCCTCAGATGGAATGCTACAAGGAACTGCTGCTAGTAAAACGTCTGATAAAACAGTTGATGCCAGTCAAGAAATTGATAATAAGGGAGATGACATACCTTCATCTACTGGTGGTGGTAAAACAGAAGCAACTACGGTATCAGAAATGAATTTGAAAAACGGTCCTGCCAATCTGCAGTATGATACATATAATACAGATCAAAGCGATGGGAATTCAGTAGCAAAGAGCAAAAGTTCAGCTGTCTCAGGAAATTCagtaatgggaaaatataaAAGTGAAACCATGAAAAAATCTGTCACGGATTCACACTTTACAAAGCCCAACAAAGTAATCAAGGAAGCAACTGCAGATGAAGATCTAGTTTTAACTTATGATCCATCTGTAGTTTCTAGTGAATGCtgtacacaaaatttgagtGCAGAAGAGATTTTTCCTTCAAGCGAAGAAAGGAAGAACACACATACCTCACGTAGTCCAACACAAGTTTTTGATTCATGTTTTAAATCTGTCAGTCCCTTGCGGAAACCTGACAGTGCAACAGAAAATCTCGGAAGCAGCCTGTCTGTTGAAACGATATCTTCAGACCTGGCTCCGAAATGGTTTGACAGTATTCAGCCTTTACGGCGTCCTGGTAGTGCCATGGAGCAGCCAAAGCAGTCGCAAGCCATGAAGGATGAGCTTCCCGAATCTCTTAAACCCTACGTCCTTCCCAAGAGAAAACGATCGGGGCAGGAAGCGAGTCAGCCCTCCAGCAAGCCTTCCTTCTCAGCAGTGCTGAACGCCGGTGACACAGCAGTTCATAAAGGTGCAGCAGCATCAACGGCCAGTTCTTCGAGTAGGAAATTCACGAAGCTGGTTAAAACTGGTCCGAAAGAAAATACTTCGGTGTCATCAACTTCTAAAATTGGATGGAATGGCCAAACTGTGGTGTGGGATTCTGGTTCAGCAAAgacgacgatgacgacgacTGGTGAAGAAAACTGGAATGAAGAGTGCGACCAGTATCCATCAGAGTTCAAGTGCGTCTTCAATCCAAAGCGACCGGTGGATCTGTCCAAGTCGTCGTGTCCCAAGCCTCTGAAACCTCTGCCAGTGTTTTCAAAGAAGAAACCAATGACAAAGGTGAATTCGTCCAGTGAATGTGTCGACTTCTCCTCAGACAGCGGAATGGTGTCCTCAGATAGTGATCCGTTCACAGCAAGGGAAAGTTGtataaaaactaacaaaaacttTCTTTCCAGATTATTGGAAGCGAATAATAAGTCTAATGGGAATCAGCAGAAAAGACAAAAGGTTCAGTGCAAGGAAGTTACAACAA aaagtGAACTGAAGGGTTGTACAGAAATGATTGTTGACATAGAGTCTGAAGTAGATGTTAAAGAGGAGAACTGGCAGAAG GTCGGTAAGAAGAAAAAACGTGACAATAAAGAACCACCAAAAGTGATCCAGCCAATTCAACTTGCAAGACAAGAGGCGAAGAAGAGTAATTATGAAAAACTGGTTTTGTTGTTGCAGTCCAAATTCCCACAGCTCAGCAG GACTGACGCCATTGACGTGATTCTCAAGATACGCAACGAGCGCGGGGTCCTGTCCGGTTTAACGGTGAATACGATTGTAGAGATGACCACGAGAATCATCTCCACCAAAGAGTTTGTCAGACCAGCAAGAACGCCCACCATCAACACAATGCTCAAACAGTACTCT AAAGTGGTGGTGAAGAGTGCGGACGAGGAAGGGGATGTTTGTCCGATCTGCTGTGATGAGCTGGTCACCAGTGAGGTGAACAAACTGGACTGTGGACACGAGTTCCACCTCACA TGTATCAGAAAGTGGCTGCTAGGACATGAGCGGACGTGCCCGACGTGTAGAAGGATTGCTCTCCTCCCAGAAGAATTTCCACGACTCAGCAAATAG
- the LOC121382128 gene encoding putative GPI-anchored protein pfl2 isoform X1 — MLLCGLRMLHWNTNLVTENRNKFLTCCASIDGDSTYNVHNVSTRSCGVMTSAVRVCSRHVQTNIQYSEERDTAVQACPTCEDKSQRLVDAEILVVHLRSQICLMELHRQLHELTYSQLQWTRFFVPVNQEESITHLIRSQIQCIEDEIKRVMEHQEACVKALLGGLHLESLPALAIEIPSYASYLSVKPHKGTKTLNNSSHKSFQTTVPSSTSNQYSWAKWPPLELTKDKDLGKYSIHFEETNKTDYNVKQTSSTCPNLKLGKRTHSLEESSESSVENESMFGNKQPSSSAQQSTSSHSNASGCSEKVEKPSSTLNTSSKRNVAPKTKRMRDGEMANVEKLSDTYIDLGSVLGAQWYQTLEEQCKSDNSLSLPENGTVDQHSEDEEEELVSSLQSTASAEHVKSKKEHYDSPVEKNLTGLSPASTVLDSVLKDEKEELVSNLQSTASAEHVKSKKEHYDSPVEENLTTGLSPASTVLDSVLKDEEEELVSNLQLTASADHVKSKKKHYDSPVEENLTTGLSPASTVLDSVLKDEKEELVSDLQSIVSAEHLESKKKDDDSPVEKNSDLSKASTLSGSVNHMDDIDEHGTKQADVRVISFSESVGNPEDAGRLEAVDDLSGKMESAEEQHDPQNVVNVDDDRSSSGVPVSKTTEHLKVKNTDEIYYENMLIQKPSDWYLHTRPINSEESAYRSGLATGDDSGCLRLIEDETDNSQADVDIPPGLTITDNYVCATEDDNFPDIDLDQLVRQAKNLLHIYTADEKGANSSNDVNASGKITTNKVCSRDDTFSGRDTKFSSGLTKDELTQLPNASQTHPEITPAVAIHSTTEPVPASIANDTSVSDNYSGQLHETAPASACSGQLSEAKPAVPSSSIPPSSGLHPVLSTVFTSSSVGNDPLTSVEMPCPSVGITEHSQGTAFCPSAGIPKSDHHMSAELSNSQAVVHDDPSVAVPVNSQTNVFDPQFADKSSDSQTNIFGTSAETSSSSSYSEISASNPISAGMPESSQAPVVDPVLFQAVLVQLTQAYPQMAANPQLLQAICLQQTMVLQSYIQNNQTAVDRGSTPVTELPISASDGMLQGTAASKTSDKTVDASQEIDNKGDDIPSSTGGGKTEATTVSEMNLKNGPANLQYDTYNTDQSDGNSVAKSKSSAVSGNSVMGKYKSETMKKSVTDSHFTKPNKVIKEATADEDLVLTYDPSVVSSECCTQNLSAEEIFPSSEERKNTHTSRSPTQVFDSCFKSVSPLRKPDSATENLGSSLSVETISSDLAPKWFDSIQPLRRPGSAMEQPKQSQAMKDELPESLKPYVLPKRKRSGQEASQPSSKPSFSAVLNAGDTAVHKGAAASTASSSSRKFTKLVKTGPKENTSVSSTSKIGWNGQTVVWDSGSAKTTMTTTGEENWNEECDQYPSEFKCVFNPKRPVDLSKSSCPKPLKPLPVFSKKKPMTKVNSSSECVDFSSDSGMVSSDSDPFTARESCIKTNKNFLSRLLEANNKSNGNQQKRQKVQCKEVTTKSELKGCTEMIVDIESEVDVKEENWQKVIAVGKKKKRDNKEPPKVIQPIQLARQEAKKSNYEKLVLLLQSKFPQLSRTDAIDVILKIRNERGVLSGLTVNTIVEMTTRIISTKEFVRPARTPTINTMLKQYSKVVVKSADEEGDVCPICCDELVTSEVNKLDCGHEFHLTCIRKWLLGHERTCPTCRRIALLPEEFPRLSK, encoded by the exons ATGCTGCTGTGTGGTCTGCGAATGCTCCACTGGAACACAAACCTGGTCACAGAGAACAGGAACAAATTTTTGACGTGTTGTGCGTCGATTGACGGTGATTCAACATACAATGTGCATAATGTAAGCACAAGGAGTTGTGGTGTGATGACGTCGGCGGTTCGAGTTTGCTCCAGACATGTTCAG ACCAACATCCAGTACAGTGAAGAGAGAGATACAGCTGTTCAAGCTTGCCCAACTTGTGAGGACAAAAGCCAAAGACTGGTGGATGCAGAG ATTTTGGTTGTGCACCTAAGATCTCAGATCTGTCTTATGGAATTACATCGACAGCTACATGAACTGACTTACTCTCAACTACAGTGGACTCGGTTCTTCGTTCCAGT GAATCAAGAAGAAAGCATTACACATCTAATACGTTCTCAGATTCAGTGTATAGAAGATGAAATAAAAAGGGTCATG gaGCATCAGGAGGCGTGTGTGAAAGCTCTGCTGGGTGGTTTACACTTGGAATCCTTACCAGCATTAGCTATTGAGATCCCATCCTATGCTAGCTATTTGTCGGTCAAACCACACAAG GGTACTAAAACGTTAAACAACTCATCACACAAGTCATTCCAAACAACTGTACCATCGTCAACATCTAATCAGTATAGCTGGGCAAAATGGCCACCACTAGAACTGACAAAAGATAAAGATTTAGGGAAATATTCCATTCATTTTGAAGAAACcaacaaaacagattataatgtaaaacaaaCTTCCTCAACTTGTCCCAATTTAAAACTTGGAAAAAGAACACACTCTTTAGAGGAAAGTTCCGAATCGTCTGTTGAAAATGAATCGATGTTTGGTAATAAACAGCCATCCAGTAGTGCACAACAGTCAACTTCCAGTCATAGTAATGCAAGTGGTTGTTCAGAGAAGGTAGAAAAGCCCAGCTCAACTTTGAACACATCGTCCAAGCGAAATGTGGCACCAAAGACTAAAAGGATGAGAGATGGTGAAATGGCGAACGTTGAGAAACTGTCTGACACGTACATAGATTTGGGCAGTGTTCTTGGAGCCCAGTGGTATCAGACTCTAGAAGAACAGTGTAAAAGTGACAACTCCCTTTCCTTGCCTGAGAATGGTACTGTAGATCAGCATTCGGAGGATGAGGAAGAGGAATTGGTCTCTTCTTTGCAGTCGACAGCATCAGCAGAACATGTTAAATCAAAGAAGGAACATTATGATAGTCCTGTTGAAAAGAACTTGACTGGTTTGAGTCCTGCTTCAACCGTGTTAGATTCTGTCCTAAAGGATGAGAAAGAGGAATTGGTCTCTAATTTGCAGTCGACGGCATCAGCAGAACATGTTAAATCAAAGAAGGAACATTATGATAGTCCTGTTGAAGAGAACTTGACCACTGGTTTGAGTCCTGCTTCAACCGTGTTAGATTCTGTCCTAAAGGATGAGGAAGAGGAATTGGTCTCTAATTTGCAGTTGACGGCATCAGCAGACCATGTTAAATCAAAGAAGAAACATTATGATAGTCCTGTTGAAGAGAACTTGACCACTGGTTTGAGTCCTGCTTCAACTGTGTTAGATTCTGTTCTAAAGGATGAGAAAGAGGAATTGGTCTCCGATTTGCAGTCGATTGTATCAGCAGAACATCTTGAGTCGAAGAAGAAAGATGATGATAGTCCTGTTGAAAAGAACTCAGATTTGAGTAAGGCTTCAACTCTGTCAGGTTCTGTTAACCACATGGATGATATAGATGAACATGGCACAAAACAAGCTGATGTAAGGGTGATATCATTTTCGGAATCAGTTGGAAATCCAGAAGATGCTGGCAGATTGGAAGCAGTAGATGATTTATCTGGCAAAATGGAAAGTGCTGAAGAACAGCACGATCCACAGAATGTTGTTAATGTTGATGACGACAGATCTTCATCCGGTGTTCCTGTTTCCAAGACAACAGAGCACCTCAAAGTGAAGAACACAGATGAAATATACTATGAAAATATGTTAATTCAAAAACCATCGGACTGGTACTTGCATACCAGACCCATCAACTCCGAAGAATCAGCTTACAGATCAGGCTTGGCCACAGGAGATGATTCTGGGTGTTTGAGACTGATTGAAGATGAAACTGATAACAGTCAGGCTGATGTCGATATACCACCAGGATTGACCATCACG gaTAATTATGTCTGTGCAACAGAGGATGACAATTTTCCCGACATCGACTTGGATCAGCTGGTTAGACAAGCTAAGAATTTACTCCACATATACACTGCAGATGAAAAAGGAGCAAATTCATCAAACGATGTGAACGCAAGTGGAAAAATCACCACCAATAAGGTGTGTTCCAGAGATGATACGTTTAGTGGAAGGGACACTAAGTTTTCCAGTGGGTTGACAAAAGACGAATTGACACAGCTTCCGAACGCTTCTCAAACCCATCCCGAAATCACACCTGCAGTGGCCATTCATTCTACTACAGAACCTGTTCCTGCATCTATTGCGAATGATACTTCTGTGAGTGATAATTATTCTGGTCAGTTACACGAAACAGCACCTGCATCTGCTTGTTCCGGTCAGTTAAGTGAAGCTAAACCTGCAGTTCCCTCCTCATCAATACCTCCTTCTAGTGGACTCCATCCTGTACTGTCGACAGTATTTACGTCTTCGTCTGTAGGAAATGATCCTTTGACATCTGTTGAAATGCCTTGTCCATCTGTGGGAATAACAGAACATTCTCAAGGTACTGCTTTTTGTCCATCAGCTGGAATACCAAAATCTGATCATCATATGTCTGCAGAACTGTCAAATTCTCAAGCTGTTGTCCATGATGATCCATCTGTAGCAGTTCCAGTAAATTCTCAAACCAATGTCTTTGATCCACAATTTGCAGACAAGTCATCAGATTCTCAAACTAATATCTTTGGCACATCAGCAgagacatcatcatcatcatcatattctgAAATTAGTGCCTCTAATCCAATTTCAGCTGGAATGCCAGAAAGTTCTCAAGCCCCTGTTGTTGACCCAGTACTGTTCCAAGCTGTGTTGGTCCAACTGACACAAGCCTATCCTCAAATGGCTGCCAATCCTCAGCTGTTACAAGCCATCTGCTTACAACAAACTATGGTGCTTCAGTCATACATACAAAACAATCAGACTGCAGTGGATCGTGGAAGTACGCCAGTCACAGAGTTACCAATATCTGCCTCAGATGGAATGCTACAAGGAACTGCTGCTAGTAAAACGTCTGATAAAACAGTTGATGCCAGTCAAGAAATTGATAATAAGGGAGATGACATACCTTCATCTACTGGTGGTGGTAAAACAGAAGCAACTACGGTATCAGAAATGAATTTGAAAAACGGTCCTGCCAATCTGCAGTATGATACATATAATACAGATCAAAGCGATGGGAATTCAGTAGCAAAGAGCAAAAGTTCAGCTGTCTCAGGAAATTCagtaatgggaaaatataaAAGTGAAACCATGAAAAAATCTGTCACGGATTCACACTTTACAAAGCCCAACAAAGTAATCAAGGAAGCAACTGCAGATGAAGATCTAGTTTTAACTTATGATCCATCTGTAGTTTCTAGTGAATGCtgtacacaaaatttgagtGCAGAAGAGATTTTTCCTTCAAGCGAAGAAAGGAAGAACACACATACCTCACGTAGTCCAACACAAGTTTTTGATTCATGTTTTAAATCTGTCAGTCCCTTGCGGAAACCTGACAGTGCAACAGAAAATCTCGGAAGCAGCCTGTCTGTTGAAACGATATCTTCAGACCTGGCTCCGAAATGGTTTGACAGTATTCAGCCTTTACGGCGTCCTGGTAGTGCCATGGAGCAGCCAAAGCAGTCGCAAGCCATGAAGGATGAGCTTCCCGAATCTCTTAAACCCTACGTCCTTCCCAAGAGAAAACGATCGGGGCAGGAAGCGAGTCAGCCCTCCAGCAAGCCTTCCTTCTCAGCAGTGCTGAACGCCGGTGACACAGCAGTTCATAAAGGTGCAGCAGCATCAACGGCCAGTTCTTCGAGTAGGAAATTCACGAAGCTGGTTAAAACTGGTCCGAAAGAAAATACTTCGGTGTCATCAACTTCTAAAATTGGATGGAATGGCCAAACTGTGGTGTGGGATTCTGGTTCAGCAAAgacgacgatgacgacgacTGGTGAAGAAAACTGGAATGAAGAGTGCGACCAGTATCCATCAGAGTTCAAGTGCGTCTTCAATCCAAAGCGACCGGTGGATCTGTCCAAGTCGTCGTGTCCCAAGCCTCTGAAACCTCTGCCAGTGTTTTCAAAGAAGAAACCAATGACAAAGGTGAATTCGTCCAGTGAATGTGTCGACTTCTCCTCAGACAGCGGAATGGTGTCCTCAGATAGTGATCCGTTCACAGCAAGGGAAAGTTGtataaaaactaacaaaaacttTCTTTCCAGATTATTGGAAGCGAATAATAAGTCTAATGGGAATCAGCAGAAAAGACAAAAGGTTCAGTGCAAGGAAGTTACAACAA aaagtGAACTGAAGGGTTGTACAGAAATGATTGTTGACATAGAGTCTGAAGTAGATGTTAAAGAGGAGAACTGGCAGAAGGTAATTGCT GTCGGTAAGAAGAAAAAACGTGACAATAAAGAACCACCAAAAGTGATCCAGCCAATTCAACTTGCAAGACAAGAGGCGAAGAAGAGTAATTATGAAAAACTGGTTTTGTTGTTGCAGTCCAAATTCCCACAGCTCAGCAG GACTGACGCCATTGACGTGATTCTCAAGATACGCAACGAGCGCGGGGTCCTGTCCGGTTTAACGGTGAATACGATTGTAGAGATGACCACGAGAATCATCTCCACCAAAGAGTTTGTCAGACCAGCAAGAACGCCCACCATCAACACAATGCTCAAACAGTACTCT AAAGTGGTGGTGAAGAGTGCGGACGAGGAAGGGGATGTTTGTCCGATCTGCTGTGATGAGCTGGTCACCAGTGAGGTGAACAAACTGGACTGTGGACACGAGTTCCACCTCACA TGTATCAGAAAGTGGCTGCTAGGACATGAGCGGACGTGCCCGACGTGTAGAAGGATTGCTCTCCTCCCAGAAGAATTTCCACGACTCAGCAAATAG